A genome region from Deinococcus ruber includes the following:
- a CDS encoding B3/B4 domain-containing protein has protein sequence MNDFLHADFLSISPAVLERFPSYRGLVLIARGLHNGPSNEHTRALLQEAEAQIRRTFAAQPLAEHPHVAAWRDAYRAFGVKPNRMSNSAEALISRVLKGGELPAINQLVDAYNAVSVRHVIPCGGEDLSAVVGRVTLRFAEGDEPFETVKDGGPATEFPIPGEVVWADEAGVTCRAWNWRQGTRTRITEATQDAYFLFDALAPLPADTLKQAGDELETLLLALSPTCVVSRVMLGNPV, from the coding sequence ATGAACGACTTCCTGCATGCCGACTTCCTTTCCATCAGCCCCGCCGTCCTCGAACGCTTTCCCAGTTACCGGGGGTTGGTGCTGATCGCACGTGGCCTGCACAACGGCCCGAGCAACGAGCACACGCGGGCGCTACTGCAAGAGGCCGAAGCCCAGATCCGGCGCACCTTTGCCGCTCAGCCGCTGGCAGAGCATCCGCACGTCGCCGCGTGGCGAGACGCCTACCGCGCGTTCGGCGTCAAACCCAACCGCATGAGCAACTCTGCCGAAGCCCTGATTTCACGGGTGCTGAAGGGAGGCGAGCTGCCCGCCATCAATCAGCTGGTAGACGCGTACAACGCCGTCAGCGTGCGGCACGTCATTCCGTGTGGCGGCGAAGACCTGTCGGCGGTGGTGGGCCGCGTGACGCTGCGCTTTGCTGAAGGTGACGAACCATTCGAGACCGTGAAAGACGGCGGCCCCGCCACCGAGTTCCCGATTCCGGGCGAAGTGGTGTGGGCCGACGAAGCGGGCGTGACCTGCCGGGCCTGGAACTGGCGGCAGGGAACGCGCACGCGCATCACCGAAGCCACGCAGGACGCGTATTTCCTGTTCGACGCCCTCGCCCCGCTGCCTGCCGACACCCTCAAGCAGGCGGGCGACGAGCTGGAGACGCTGCTCCTGGCTCTGTCGCCCACGTGCGTGGTGTCGCGTGTGATGCTCGGCAATCCAGTCTGA
- the carA gene encoding glutamine-hydrolyzing carbamoyl-phosphate synthase small subunit, whose product MIRKERAILALEDGTVYRGYAFGHRGETVGEVVFNTSMTGYQEIMTDPSYNGQIVTMTYPHIGNYGVAIYDMESNKPYVRGFIGREFSADYSNYRAQQSLESFMQDHGIVSIQGIDTRALVRRLREGGVVKGVVAHRSYTHPEDPYGEFSPAEEMELVTRAKAHEDIDGRDMTPEVTTSLPYAFPMLRQGKRVVLMDFGIKHTIIERLSEVGIQPIVVPAHTTPAQVMALQPHGLFLSNGPGDPSAPKYAHKTAWELMGLLPTFGICLGHQILGLAAGGQTYKMKFGHRGGNQPVKNLLTGNVEITAQNHGYAVDLDSIPNGEFVATHVNLNDGSLEGMAHSRYPVFSVQYHPEASPGPHDSRYLFDRFIEEIDIFDGSTGIPVQKGSSGKYGV is encoded by the coding sequence ATGATCAGAAAAGAACGCGCAATCCTCGCCCTCGAAGACGGTACGGTCTACCGTGGCTACGCTTTCGGGCACCGGGGCGAGACGGTGGGCGAAGTGGTGTTCAACACCTCGATGACCGGCTATCAGGAAATCATGACCGATCCCAGTTACAACGGGCAGATCGTGACCATGACGTATCCGCATATCGGCAATTACGGCGTGGCGATTTACGACATGGAGAGCAACAAGCCGTATGTGCGCGGCTTTATCGGACGCGAGTTCAGCGCCGATTACAGCAATTACCGCGCTCAGCAGTCGCTGGAAAGCTTCATGCAGGATCACGGCATCGTCAGCATTCAGGGCATCGATACCCGCGCTCTGGTGCGGCGACTGCGCGAGGGCGGCGTGGTCAAGGGCGTGGTGGCGCACCGCAGCTACACCCATCCGGAAGACCCCTACGGCGAGTTCAGCCCCGCCGAGGAAATGGAACTCGTCACGCGTGCCAAAGCACACGAAGACATCGACGGGCGCGACATGACGCCCGAAGTCACCACCTCGCTGCCCTACGCCTTCCCGATGCTGCGGCAGGGCAAGCGCGTCGTGCTGATGGATTTCGGCATCAAGCACACCATCATCGAGCGGCTGAGCGAGGTCGGGATTCAGCCCATCGTGGTTCCGGCACACACCACGCCCGCGCAGGTGATGGCGCTTCAGCCGCACGGCCTGTTTCTGAGCAACGGCCCCGGCGACCCCAGCGCCCCCAAGTACGCCCACAAGACCGCCTGGGAACTGATGGGTCTGCTGCCCACCTTCGGCATCTGCCTGGGCCATCAGATTCTGGGACTGGCTGCTGGCGGGCAGACCTACAAGATGAAGTTCGGGCACCGAGGCGGCAATCAGCCGGTCAAGAACCTGCTGACTGGCAATGTCGAGATCACGGCGCAGAACCACGGGTACGCCGTCGATCTGGACAGCATTCCCAACGGCGAATTCGTGGCAACCCACGTGAATCTGAACGACGGTTCGCTGGAAGGCATGGCGCACAGCCGCTATCCGGTGTTCAGCGTGCAGTACCACCCCGAAGCCAGCCCCGGCCCGCACGACAGCCGTTACCTGTTCGACCGTTTCATCGAGGAGATCGACATTTTCGACGGCAGTACCGGCATTCCGGTGCAGAAGGGATCGTCGGGCAAGTACGGCGTGTAG
- a CDS encoding N-acetyltransferase, with product MTLTLDSIAIPELHSQAPLSVRKARLSDIGAIHELIGYWAARGQMLVRSRALLAESIRDFHLVMAEEHEGQPGGLAGVCGLHLLAPDLAEIRGLAIHPSFQGKGLGKLLVDACEAEARTIDLPALFAWTYQQGFFEKCGFTRIEKTNLHPKVWSECQRCAFFENCNEIAMFKALG from the coding sequence ATGACCCTGACCCTCGACAGCATCGCCATTCCCGAACTGCATTCCCAGGCACCTCTCAGTGTTCGCAAGGCCCGCCTCAGCGACATCGGGGCCATCCACGAGCTGATCGGCTACTGGGCGGCACGCGGGCAGATGCTGGTGCGAAGTCGGGCGCTGCTGGCCGAGAGCATCCGAGATTTTCATCTCGTGATGGCCGAGGAGCACGAAGGGCAGCCGGGCGGTCTGGCGGGTGTGTGCGGGCTGCACCTGCTGGCTCCCGACCTGGCCGAAATTCGCGGGCTTGCCATCCATCCCAGCTTTCAGGGCAAGGGGCTGGGCAAGCTGCTGGTCGATGCCTGCGAAGCCGAGGCCCGCACCATCGACCTGCCCGCGCTGTTTGCCTGGACGTATCAGCAGGGATTTTTCGAAAAATGCGGCTTTACGCGCATCGAAAAAACCAACCTGCACCCGAAAGTCTGGAGCGAATGCCAGCGGTGCGCCTTTTTCGAGAACTGCAACGAAATTGCGATGTTCAAGGCGCTCGGATGA
- a CDS encoding GNAT family N-acetyltransferase yields MTDEHTKIRAVTPADYRSVLKVMQDAGLETDGVMVLGTTYWLMEKDGQPVGAIGLEHGDGVSLLRGAAVSPSARGQGLGRALVMSAVTHAQMRGDRAIYMFSTGGDWESFGFTQVPLAIVMADIPDAPQVTHYRASASRPGGTTWMRTLS; encoded by the coding sequence ATGACCGACGAACACACCAAAATCCGTGCTGTAACTCCCGCCGATTACCGCTCTGTGCTGAAGGTGATGCAGGACGCTGGCCTGGAAACCGACGGCGTGATGGTGCTGGGCACGACCTACTGGCTGATGGAGAAAGACGGTCAGCCGGTGGGCGCGATTGGGCTGGAACACGGCGACGGCGTATCGCTGCTACGCGGCGCGGCAGTGTCGCCCAGCGCACGTGGGCAGGGCCTGGGCCGCGCCCTGGTCATGAGCGCTGTGACCCACGCGCAGATGCGCGGCGACCGGGCAATTTATATGTTCAGCACCGGGGGCGACTGGGAGTCGTTCGGCTTCACGCAGGTTCCGCTTGCCATCGTGATGGCCGATATTCCCGACGCCCCGCAGGTCACGCACTACCGCGCCAGCGCTTCTCGCCCCGGCGGCACCACCTGGATGCGCACGCTGAGCTAA
- a CDS encoding GNAT family N-acetyltransferase, whose protein sequence is MKLTLELDGALLEKRQAEWAQHLAHPAENPLSTRASFAGGEVLLENALCVYSQDSRFSDGLPFSGFIVTRRPCETVFDLTPEELVATHALLGEVRAHLDSTVQPDGYTVGWNVFPAGGAHIPHVHLHVIPRWKTDAAAGVGLRWFLRQVADALHIRPALPADLPAIHDLILQTGLSDERAKITATLEGCSYWVAVQQGQTVGCIGLEHGEGASLLRSASVAPTWQGQGIGARLAETALSAARGRGERAVYLFSSHAGAYWQRRGFVQVPVTELSAALPGTPQVRSGECRGWIHSETAWKLDLSG, encoded by the coding sequence ATGAAGCTGACGCTGGAGCTGGACGGTGCGCTGCTGGAAAAGCGGCAGGCGGAGTGGGCGCAGCATCTGGCCCACCCTGCCGAGAATCCGCTTTCCACGCGGGCCAGCTTCGCGGGCGGCGAGGTGCTGCTGGAAAACGCCCTGTGCGTGTACTCGCAGGATTCGCGCTTCAGCGACGGCCTTCCGTTCTCCGGCTTCATCGTCACCAGGCGACCGTGTGAAACCGTCTTCGACCTGACGCCCGAAGAGCTGGTGGCAACCCATGCGCTGCTGGGCGAAGTCCGGGCGCATCTGGACAGCACGGTTCAGCCCGACGGCTATACGGTGGGCTGGAACGTCTTCCCGGCAGGTGGAGCACACATTCCGCACGTTCATCTGCACGTCATTCCGCGCTGGAAGACCGATGCGGCGGCGGGCGTGGGGCTGCGCTGGTTTCTGCGGCAGGTGGCAGACGCGCTGCACATTCGCCCCGCCTTACCCGCCGACCTGCCCGCCATCCACGACCTGATTTTGCAAACGGGACTGAGCGACGAGCGGGCGAAGATCACCGCCACGCTGGAGGGCTGCTCGTACTGGGTGGCCGTTCAGCAGGGCCAGACGGTCGGCTGCATCGGCCTGGAACACGGCGAAGGTGCGAGCCTGCTGCGCTCAGCGAGTGTCGCCCCGACGTGGCAGGGCCAGGGCATCGGCGCTCGGCTCGCTGAAACCGCTCTGAGTGCGGCGCGGGGCAGGGGAGAGCGGGCGGTGTATCTGTTCTCCAGTCACGCCGGGGCGTACTGGCAGCGGCGCGGCTTCGTGCAGGTGCCCGTGACCGAACTGAGTGCCGCGCTGCCGGGTACGCCGCAGGTGAGAAGCGGCGAGTGCCGGGGCTGGATTCACAGCGAAACCGCCTGGAAGCTGGACTTATCCGGTTAA
- the argH gene encoding argininosuccinate lyase — MTSQNEPPTTSSDKKLWGGRFAESTAPLVEQYNASVPFDQRLYAQDIRGSLAHVAMLGRVGILQPGEVAQISAGLQAILSDIQAGQFEWRLDREDVHMNIEAALRDRIGPVAGKLHTARSRNDQVAVDFRLFVKEAALELAALTRDLRRVMVQEAEKHLTSDGGSAVILPGYTHLQVAQPILLSHWFMAYAAMLERDEGRLRDAAARMDESPLGSSALAGTPWPIDRHDTAAALGFARPTANSLDGVGSRDFALEFLAACAVLMAHLSRLSEETVLYSTFEFGFLTLPDSHTTGSSIMPQKKNPDVSELARGKSGRVFGNLMGLLTVVKGTPLAYNKDLQEDKEGVFDSFDTCAITLRLYAEMLPKSVWNAETTRAAAARGYSTATDLADLLARQGVPFREAHEVVGGLVGVASRSGRQLWELTDAEMKAAHPLLSAEVAASLTVEASVKGRLSHGGTAPERVQEAVAAAKAALE; from the coding sequence ATGACTTCCCAGAACGAACCACCCACCACTTCATCCGACAAGAAACTCTGGGGCGGGCGCTTTGCCGAGAGTACCGCGCCGCTGGTCGAGCAGTACAACGCCTCTGTTCCCTTCGATCAGCGCCTCTACGCGCAGGATATTCGCGGGTCGCTCGCGCACGTCGCCATGCTGGGGCGGGTCGGCATTCTGCAACCGGGCGAGGTGGCGCAGATCAGCGCGGGGCTCCAGGCCATCCTGAGCGATATTCAGGCCGGACAGTTCGAGTGGCGGCTCGACCGCGAAGACGTGCACATGAATATCGAGGCGGCGCTGCGGGACCGTATCGGGCCGGTGGCGGGCAAGCTGCACACCGCCCGCAGCCGCAACGATCAGGTCGCCGTCGATTTCCGGCTGTTCGTCAAGGAAGCCGCGCTGGAACTGGCCGCTCTGACGCGTGATCTGCGCCGGGTGATGGTGCAGGAGGCCGAGAAGCACCTGACCTCGGACGGCGGTTCGGCAGTGATTCTGCCGGGGTATACCCACCTTCAGGTCGCGCAGCCGATTCTGCTGAGTCACTGGTTTATGGCCTACGCCGCCATGCTCGAACGCGACGAGGGCCGACTGCGCGACGCCGCTGCCCGCATGGACGAATCGCCGCTGGGCAGTTCGGCGCTGGCGGGTACACCCTGGCCCATCGACCGCCATGACACCGCCGCCGCGCTGGGGTTTGCCCGGCCCACCGCCAACAGTCTGGACGGCGTGGGCAGCCGCGATTTCGCGCTGGAATTCCTGGCGGCGTGCGCTGTCCTGATGGCGCACCTGTCGCGGCTGTCCGAAGAAACGGTGCTGTACTCGACCTTCGAATTCGGCTTTCTGACGCTGCCCGACTCGCACACGACCGGCAGCAGCATCATGCCGCAGAAGAAGAACCCGGACGTGTCGGAACTGGCACGCGGCAAATCGGGGCGGGTCTTCGGCAATCTGATGGGCCTGCTGACAGTGGTGAAGGGCACGCCGCTGGCCTACAACAAAGACCTTCAGGAAGACAAGGAGGGCGTGTTCGACAGCTTCGACACCTGCGCCATCACGCTGCGGCTGTACGCCGAGATGCTGCCGAAGAGTGTCTGGAACGCCGAAACCACGCGGGCGGCGGCAGCGCGGGGCTACAGCACGGCCACCGATCTGGCCGATCTGCTGGCCCGGCAGGGCGTGCCCTTCCGTGAGGCGCATGAAGTGGTGGGCGGACTGGTGGGCGTGGCGAGTCGTTCGGGGCGTCAGCTCTGGGAACTGACCGATGCCGAGATGAAGGCCGCCCACCCGCTGCTGAGTGCTGAAGTGGCCGCCAGCCTGACCGTCGAAGCCAGCGTGAAAGGCCGCCTGAGCCACGGCGGGACTGCGCCGGAACGGGTACAGGAAGCGGTGGCGGCGGCGAAGGCAGCCCTGGAATGA
- a CDS encoding GNAT family N-acetyltransferase: MTREREDLGKLQGGGTVKVQEEDSVTPSGYVRRPAVLADAAIIAAQREAMFTDMGVEYREEVAQFAPWVRRHLEAASYLGWLIETGGEVVAGAGLLLLDWPPHFVDPQPLRGYLLNVYVHPAHRGRGLARQLTETAIAETRQRGIRILSLHASEFGRPLYEKLGFTATNEMRLMLENP; encoded by the coding sequence GTGACGCGGGAACGAGAAGACCTGGGGAAGCTGCAAGGAGGTGGAACAGTGAAGGTGCAGGAAGAAGACAGCGTGACGCCGAGCGGGTATGTCCGGCGGCCCGCCGTGCTGGCCGACGCCGCCATCATCGCGGCTCAGCGCGAGGCGATGTTCACCGATATGGGCGTGGAGTACCGCGAAGAGGTGGCGCAGTTTGCCCCCTGGGTCCGGCGGCATCTGGAGGCCGCAAGCTATCTGGGCTGGCTGATTGAGACGGGCGGCGAGGTGGTAGCGGGCGCGGGTCTGTTGCTGCTCGACTGGCCGCCGCACTTCGTTGATCCGCAGCCGCTCAGAGGTTACCTGCTGAACGTGTATGTGCATCCCGCTCACCGGGGCCGGGGGCTGGCGCGGCAGCTGACCGAGACGGCCATCGCGGAAACCCGGCAGCGCGGTATCCGCATCCTGAGCCTGCATGCCAGCGAATTCGGGCGGCCCCTGTACGAAAAGCTGGGCTTTACTGCCACCAACGAGATGCGCCTGATGCTGGAGAACCCGTGA
- a CDS encoding GNAT family N-acetyltransferase: MSLPDGFTLRVATPDDAALLARFRAGMVTGFGVALEDGWEACWTAYFAEALTDGRYWALLAEQDGAAVACAALMFLPVVPVPSDPGGVRAQVQGVYTVPEFRGRGLGEALTRKVLREAQRRGLKSATLNAAPLGQGIYARLGFEQVAAPEMRLKLDGWAP; the protein is encoded by the coding sequence GTGAGCCTTCCGGACGGTTTCACCCTGCGCGTGGCGACGCCGGACGATGCGGCGCTGCTGGCCCGGTTCCGGGCGGGTATGGTCACGGGCTTCGGCGTGGCGCTGGAAGATGGCTGGGAAGCGTGCTGGACGGCCTATTTTGCCGAGGCGCTGACCGACGGGCGCTACTGGGCGCTGTTGGCCGAGCAGGACGGGGCAGCGGTGGCCTGCGCCGCGCTGATGTTTCTGCCGGTGGTGCCGGTGCCGAGCGATCCGGGCGGAGTGCGTGCCCAGGTGCAGGGCGTGTATACCGTGCCCGAGTTTCGTGGGCGTGGCCTGGGAGAAGCTCTGACCCGCAAGGTGCTGCGCGAGGCTCAGCGGCGCGGGCTAAAGTCGGCCACCCTGAACGCCGCGCCGCTGGGTCAGGGCATCTATGCGCGGCTGGGCTTCGAACAGGTCGCCGCGCCCGAGATGCGCCTGAAGCTGGACGGGTGGGCACCGTGA
- a CDS encoding DinB family protein yields MTTLREVVLDALPRLEALSEERAARQPAPAVWSAKQVLGHLIDSGVNNHVRFVRASVEDGLRLPGYAQNDWVQIGGYQERPWAEVVALWQAYQLQLAHLIEHLPPDSLHHTLSIGGGDPVTLEFVAADYVRHQLHHLAQVWERTGA; encoded by the coding sequence GTGACGACGCTGCGCGAAGTGGTGCTGGACGCGCTGCCCCGGCTGGAAGCGCTGTCGGAGGAACGGGCCGCCCGCCAGCCTGCCCCCGCCGTGTGGAGCGCCAAGCAGGTGCTGGGCCACCTGATCGACAGCGGCGTGAACAACCACGTCCGCTTCGTGCGGGCCAGTGTGGAAGATGGCCTGAGGCTGCCGGGCTATGCCCAGAACGACTGGGTGCAGATCGGCGGCTATCAGGAGCGGCCCTGGGCCGAGGTGGTGGCGCTGTGGCAGGCGTATCAGCTTCAGCTCGCGCACCTGATCGAGCACCTGCCGCCGGACAGCCTGCACCACACCCTCAGCATCGGCGGCGGCGACCCCGTGACGCTGGAGTTTGTGGCTGCCGACTATGTGCGCCACCAGCTTCACCATCTGGCGCAGGTCTGGGAGCGAACGGGCGCGTGA
- a CDS encoding argininosuccinate synthase: protein MTQLNDATPTTASKPKIVLAYSGGLDTSIILKWLQTERNYDVVCFTADLGQGDEVEEARVKALNTGAVAAYALDLKEEFVRDYVFPMFRAAPHYEGYYLLGTSIARPLIAKKLVEIAAKEGAVAVSHGATGKGNDQVRFEMSALALEPEIVTVAPWREWEFQGRADLEAFAHEHGIPVPTTKKDPWSTDANLLHISYEGGILEDPWAEPPAHMFKLTRSAEDAPSEAEYLEISFEAGNPVSINGEALSPAALLAKANEVAGLHGVGRLDMVENRFVGMKSRGVYETPGGTILQLARRAVESLTLDREVVHQRDQLSPKYAELVYNGFWFAPEREALQVYFDHVASSVTGTARLKLYKGAVQVVGRKAPKSLYDKDLVSFEAGGDYNQHDAGAFIKLNALRLRVKARSDAKAQVQPQQAQEV from the coding sequence ATGACCCAACTGAATGACGCCACCCCGACCACTGCCAGCAAGCCGAAAATCGTCCTCGCCTACTCGGGCGGCCTCGACACCAGCATCATCCTGAAGTGGCTCCAGACCGAGCGAAACTACGACGTGGTGTGCTTCACCGCCGATCTGGGGCAAGGCGACGAGGTGGAGGAAGCCCGCGTGAAGGCGCTGAATACCGGCGCGGTGGCGGCCTATGCGCTTGACCTGAAAGAAGAATTCGTGCGCGACTACGTGTTCCCGATGTTCCGCGCCGCGCCGCACTACGAGGGCTATTACCTGCTGGGCACCAGCATCGCCCGCCCGCTCATCGCCAAGAAACTGGTGGAAATCGCCGCCAAAGAAGGCGCGGTAGCGGTGTCGCACGGCGCGACCGGCAAGGGCAACGATCAGGTGCGCTTCGAGATGAGTGCGCTGGCGCTGGAACCCGAGATCGTGACCGTGGCTCCCTGGCGCGAGTGGGAGTTTCAGGGCCGCGCCGACCTGGAAGCGTTTGCCCACGAGCACGGCATTCCCGTGCCCACCACCAAGAAAGACCCCTGGAGCACCGACGCCAACCTGCTGCACATCTCGTATGAGGGCGGCATTCTGGAAGACCCCTGGGCCGAGCCGCCCGCCCACATGTTCAAGCTGACCAGGAGTGCCGAAGACGCGCCCAGCGAAGCGGAGTATCTGGAGATCAGCTTCGAGGCGGGCAACCCCGTTTCGATCAACGGTGAGGCGCTCTCGCCCGCCGCGCTGCTGGCGAAGGCCAACGAAGTCGCCGGGCTGCACGGCGTGGGCCGCCTCGACATGGTGGAAAACCGCTTCGTGGGCATGAAGTCTCGCGGCGTGTACGAGACGCCCGGCGGCACCATCCTTCAGCTTGCCCGCCGAGCCGTCGAGAGCCTGACGCTCGACCGTGAAGTGGTTCATCAGCGCGATCAGCTGTCGCCCAAGTACGCCGAGCTGGTGTACAACGGCTTCTGGTTCGCCCCCGAGCGCGAGGCGCTTCAGGTGTATTTCGACCATGTTGCCAGCAGCGTGACCGGCACCGCCCGCCTGAAGCTGTACAAGGGCGCGGTGCAGGTGGTCGGGCGCAAGGCTCCCAAGAGCCTGTACGACAAGGATCTGGTGAGCTTCGAGGCGGGCGGCGACTACAACCAGCACGACGCCGGAGCCTTCATCAAGCTCAATGCCCTGCGCCTGCGCGTCAAGGCCCGCTCGGACGCCAAGGCGCAGGTGCAACCGCAGCAGGCCCAAGAGGTCTGA
- a CDS encoding pyridoxal phosphate-dependent aminotransferase: MQLHARRQLAAESIFSRMSRLAAVHGAVNLGQGFPAGSPPEFLLEAARSALGTADQYTAPLGSPALRQALADDLAVNADDVVITCGATEALHVLADALYGAGDEVLMFEPVFDVYRPQAALSGAAPVLVPMTLDMSSGSGQWTPDLDALEALVTPRTRALLLNSPHNPTGHVFTRAELERVAALARRHDLWLISDEVYDELYYGERPLSLRTLAPERTFTVGSAGKRLEATGWRVGWIVTPPGLAPEVAGLHQWATFCAPAPLQAAVAAALPVARQHGLYGQLRQAYGDRMRLLAAGLRDLGLAVQEPGGTYFLTALAPGLDPFALVEHGGVAVIPGSAFYAEGAAPAGLIRLAFCKPESEIERALQRLGAFLKA; the protein is encoded by the coding sequence ATGCAGCTTCATGCACGCCGTCAGCTTGCCGCCGAGAGCATCTTCTCGCGTATGAGCCGCCTCGCTGCGGTTCACGGCGCGGTCAACCTGGGGCAGGGCTTTCCCGCCGGGTCGCCGCCCGAATTCCTGCTGGAAGCGGCGAGAAGTGCGCTGGGCACCGCCGACCAGTACACCGCGCCGCTCGGCTCGCCCGCACTGCGGCAGGCACTGGCCGACGATCTGGCCGTGAACGCCGACGACGTGGTGATCACCTGCGGGGCCACCGAAGCGCTGCACGTGCTGGCCGACGCACTGTACGGCGCAGGCGATGAAGTGCTGATGTTCGAGCCGGTCTTCGACGTGTATCGCCCGCAGGCAGCGCTCAGCGGCGCGGCCCCGGTGCTGGTGCCGATGACGCTGGACATGTCCTCTGGAAGCGGGCAATGGACACCCGACCTCGACGCGCTCGAAGCCCTCGTCACCCCGCGCACCCGCGCTCTGCTGCTGAACAGCCCGCACAATCCCACCGGGCACGTCTTCACCAGAGCCGAGCTGGAACGCGTGGCAGCGCTGGCCCGTCGGCACGACCTGTGGCTGATCTCGGACGAGGTGTACGACGAACTGTATTACGGAGAGCGGCCCCTGTCGCTGCGAACCCTCGCCCCCGAGCGCACCTTCACGGTGGGCAGCGCGGGTAAGCGGCTGGAGGCGACCGGCTGGCGCGTCGGCTGGATCGTGACCCCGCCCGGACTGGCCCCCGAGGTGGCGGGCCTGCACCAGTGGGCCACCTTCTGTGCGCCCGCGCCACTTCAGGCGGCAGTGGCGGCAGCGCTGCCCGTGGCCCGGCAACACGGCCTGTACGGGCAGCTTCGCCAGGCTTACGGCGACCGGATGCGCCTGCTGGCAGCGGGCCTGCGCGACCTGGGACTGGCGGTGCAGGAGCCGGGCGGCACGTATTTTCTGACGGCGCTCGCACCGGGCCTCGACCCGTTTGCACTGGTGGAACACGGCGGGGTGGCGGTCATTCCCGGTAGCGCTTTCTATGCCGAAGGTGCGGCCCCCGCTGGCCTGATCCGGCTGGCGTTCTGCAAGCCGGAAAGCGAGATCGAGCGGGCACTTCAGCGGCTTGGAGCGTTTCTGAAGGCTTGA